One part of the Thermodesulfobacterium commune DSM 2178 genome encodes these proteins:
- a CDS encoding Ni/Fe hydrogenase subunit alpha has protein sequence MELGKFTLKAFKDLVLSNPQYVELIKGDIYKVVTNYLGTVDEAGKVTYYDGTQVFVDTKGNEIGRFSGKEYLEWIAERTLPWSYQKAPYIKKLGWKGIVDGEGTSLYSVGPLARFNVGNGFDTPGAQEAYEEMVEFFGGKPVHNILGYHWARAIELLHCAEKVKELASDESITAPDVRQELGEALGEGVGIVEAARGTLIHHYKTDSKGIVTDANIIVATTHNKGSINIAIKRAAENFIKEGKVDEGILNLVEMAYRPYDLCLACSTHTLPGKLPVQIDIYTKDGELVKSLRNFK, from the coding sequence GTGGAGTTAGGGAAGTTTACGCTTAAGGCGTTTAAGGATTTGGTGTTAAGTAATCCTCAGTATGTGGAGTTGATAAAGGGGGACATTTACAAGGTGGTGACGAATTATTTGGGAACGGTGGATGAGGCTGGGAAGGTAACCTATTATGATGGTACACAGGTGTTTGTGGACACGAAGGGTAATGAGATAGGTAGGTTTAGTGGTAAGGAGTATTTGGAGTGGATAGCAGAGAGGACGTTGCCGTGGAGTTATCAGAAGGCACCGTACATTAAGAAGTTAGGTTGGAAGGGGATAGTGGATGGAGAGGGAACGAGTTTATACAGTGTGGGGCCGCTAGCGAGGTTTAACGTGGGGAATGGATTTGACACACCTGGTGCGCAGGAGGCGTATGAGGAGATGGTAGAGTTTTTTGGAGGGAAGCCTGTGCATAACATACTGGGTTATCACTGGGCGAGGGCGATAGAGTTGTTACATTGTGCGGAGAAGGTGAAGGAGCTTGCGTCAGACGAGAGTATCACAGCTCCTGACGTGAGGCAGGAGTTAGGTGAGGCATTAGGAGAGGGAGTAGGGATTGTTGAGGCAGCGAGGGGAACGCTTATTCATCATTACAAGACAGACAGTAAGGGTATAGTAACTGACGCAAACATCATAGTTGCAACCACCCACAACAAAGGGTCTATAAACATAGCGATCAAGAGGGCGGCAGAGAATTTTATCAAGGAAGGAAAGGTAGATGAGGGAATTTTAAACTTGGTAGAGATGGCTTACAGGCCCTATGACCTTTGTCTTGCCTGTTCTACCCACACCTTACCTGGGAAGTTGCCTGTGCAGATAGACATCTACACCAAGGACGGAGAGCTGGTAAAAAGTTTGAGAAACTTTAAATAA